From Butyricimonas paravirosa, one genomic window encodes:
- a CDS encoding RagB/SusD family nutrient uptake outer membrane protein encodes MKNFFYLFLIFMVLSSCGDFLEERSEGKAYVTSCADLEELLVGEGYWNWENQQNVLDMKNLPFLHLMDDDTEMCLLGNAHSYYEKLQAIYSWERLPFNEKGNPFPDEAWKHFYHTISVANVVLDKLPEFSNESLELRERIEGEALFIRAWNYYYLINLYAKPYSKTTASMDPGVPVKLDPMIEDVFFSRQSVDSVYSLIVSDLEKAVVLLDGGLEETIYQASEAAVHALLGRIYLYMGEYELALVHLEDPVFTSYALVDLSSASLSSSSMEMEVIHTQMVDGGLVSKLSVDFQVSEELYYDMYDPEDQRGKFFFSSTYYGNRICGKSVPSVGALRVAELFLNRAEAYAMLEGQEEKAVENLRALRSKRYVEGTSLEIVDSFKGLTGKELVDFIRQERRRELCFEGHRWFDLRRYAVSPKYPESKMIRHNIYGEGASASEQVLLGYYILDTYDKDNGWVLPIPDYAIEFNDGALENNEREDRTFFEL; translated from the coding sequence ATGAAAAATTTCTTCTATTTGTTTTTGATATTTATGGTGCTTTCTAGTTGTGGTGATTTTTTGGAAGAACGTTCAGAGGGAAAGGCCTATGTCACTTCTTGTGCCGATTTGGAAGAGCTACTGGTGGGAGAGGGTTATTGGAATTGGGAGAATCAACAAAATGTGTTGGATATGAAAAATTTGCCTTTCCTGCACTTGATGGATGACGATACAGAGATGTGTTTACTCGGTAATGCTCATAGTTATTACGAGAAGCTTCAAGCTATTTATAGTTGGGAAAGACTACCTTTTAATGAAAAAGGTAATCCTTTTCCGGATGAAGCTTGGAAACATTTTTATCATACGATTAGTGTGGCAAATGTGGTGCTTGATAAGCTACCGGAGTTTTCGAATGAATCGCTTGAGTTACGTGAACGGATTGAAGGGGAGGCTCTTTTTATTCGGGCATGGAACTATTATTATTTGATTAATCTTTATGCTAAGCCGTATTCGAAGACAACGGCCTCGATGGATCCCGGGGTACCCGTGAAGCTCGATCCAATGATTGAGGATGTCTTTTTTTCTCGTCAATCGGTAGATAGCGTTTATTCGTTGATTGTGTCGGATCTAGAAAAGGCTGTAGTATTGTTGGATGGGGGGTTGGAAGAGACGATCTATCAAGCGAGTGAAGCTGCCGTGCATGCGCTGTTAGGACGGATCTATCTGTATATGGGAGAGTATGAATTGGCTCTTGTACATTTGGAGGATCCTGTTTTTACTTCTTATGCTTTAGTCGATTTATCAAGTGCTTCACTTTCTTCTTCTAGTATGGAGATGGAGGTTATTCACACTCAGATGGTAGATGGTGGTTTGGTGTCAAAATTGTCAGTTGATTTTCAGGTATCTGAAGAGTTATATTACGATATGTATGATCCTGAAGATCAAAGAGGAAAATTCTTCTTCTCTTCGACATATTATGGAAATCGTATATGTGGAAAATCAGTTCCTTCCGTGGGAGCTTTGCGGGTGGCAGAGCTTTTCCTGAATCGGGCGGAGGCTTATGCTATGTTAGAGGGACAAGAGGAGAAGGCTGTTGAGAATTTGAGAGCCTTACGTTCCAAGCGTTATGTAGAAGGGACGAGTTTGGAAATTGTGGATTCTTTTAAAGGGTTGACAGGAAAGGAATTGGTTGATTTTATCCGGCAGGAACGTCGTCGAGAACTTTGTTTTGAAGGACATCGCTGGTTTGATTTGCGGCGTTATGCAGTGTCTCCGAAATACCCGGAAAGTAAAATGATTCGTCATAATATCTATGGGGAGGGTGCTTCCGCTAGTGAGCAGGTTTTGTTGGGATATTATATTCTTGATACCTATGATAAAGATAACGGTTGGGTATTGCCTATTCCGGATTATGCAATAGAGTTTAATGACGGAGCTTTAGAAAATAATGAACGGGAGGATCGCACATTTTTTGAGCTGTAA
- a CDS encoding SusC/RagA family TonB-linked outer membrane protein, with translation MKKNEKLRLFLKGILWRERLMFVNLLPFFLLGLCMMLQVNVQAQTVKVSVDFKDKTLNEVLVTLSRVSKCDIFYGFELVQSKGQKVTLKAENRELGSILKELLPAYDLYHTYDGHVVVIREKGVNTSKIPERVRIHGVVMDEKKVPIPGVTVRLKGASAGTATDKDGKFLFIYKQSKDIVLIFSFIGMKTQEVKYTGQDTMRVILREDLMEMDEVVITGYQTIDKRHLTSAVTSLKAENIKVSGMNSIDQMLEGNVPGMIFMQNSGQVGAVPKLRIRGSSTVLGNREPLWVIDGVVQYDPVAVDPSQLNDPDFVNLLGNAISGLNPEDIEQIDVLKDASATALYGVKAANGVIVITTKKGRVGPPSVGYSLTTSFQRRPYYSDRDVNVMNSAERIEFSRELMRNLVDYPMIDTWVGYEAATRDYYNGDLSFTEYQKEVSNYEKMNTDWFGILTRNTFSHNHTLSISGGSQNMRYYTSVGYSDMGGVIKGESNQRYTANIKLNINHERFSMQFGLNGNFGIRKYIPSEIGVLNYAYEMSRAVPLYNEDGSLLFYQKSDVNSEDGKNFYRYNVLNEINNSDYNHESSQMGFNANLNYNFTRSLKANVTFSYSLSYSEQENYYSGNSFYASTLRGAEIGQEVAYKSKLPSGGELKEIRERGNNYMLRGQLDYNKILDKEQKHNIGASFGAEINSSHRRGNSRTIRGYVPERGLLINPVDYKKYTAYVTWLTTDPSALGVRTDELTNTAGVYFSAFYNYKNLYSFNFNTRMDASNKFGEQSNDKMLPVWSVSGRWNIAEDLFSNVAWVNDLNMRASFGYQGNMLGIGPELVIEKGELNPNHNKYGSTVFNYPNPNLKWEKTLSVNGQVDFAFFRNRLVGSVSYFYKHTTDAYISKSVSEVNGVSTYTVNQGELTNSGLEFSFNLNPIVPKVSINGQSDGFRWSIDPQLGSVVNKLVNKLKNNREKVLKDDVKYSDYLKGTVEIPGEPLNTFYSYKFTGLSPENGLPMFANCDEFTANGVDNKIRFEGMGKEEVFREIMVKSGRREPFLQGSVVNTFSYKGFVLNFKLDYSFGAKVRLLRLYDNVVKRYGTIAPQPHVNVRKEFANRWRNPGDERYTNMPGIVSGSEFSRTMIPWWKGQSYAFADNIWQMYDDSDMRVVSGNYLKLTNISLRYNIPVQWLKKCYMKSAYVSLTGVNLFTLCHKDLKGQDPNQSGTSPRINLSLRPTYSLTLNVSF, from the coding sequence ATGAAAAAAAATGAGAAGCTACGCTTGTTTTTAAAGGGTATTTTGTGGCGTGAAAGGTTAATGTTTGTAAACCTATTGCCGTTTTTTCTTTTGGGTTTATGCATGATGTTACAAGTGAACGTGCAAGCTCAGACTGTAAAGGTTTCAGTAGATTTCAAAGATAAGACTTTGAATGAAGTGTTGGTGACATTGAGTAGGGTGTCGAAGTGTGATATCTTTTATGGATTTGAGTTAGTGCAGTCGAAAGGGCAAAAAGTGACTTTGAAGGCAGAAAATCGGGAACTAGGGAGTATTTTAAAAGAGTTGTTACCAGCTTATGATTTGTATCACACGTATGACGGGCATGTGGTTGTTATTCGAGAGAAAGGGGTTAACACGAGTAAAATTCCTGAACGGGTTCGTATTCATGGTGTTGTTATGGATGAAAAAAAGGTTCCCATTCCGGGAGTTACCGTGCGTTTGAAAGGAGCAAGTGCAGGTACGGCTACAGATAAGGATGGAAAGTTTTTGTTCATCTATAAGCAGAGTAAAGATATTGTTTTGATCTTTTCTTTTATCGGGATGAAGACTCAAGAGGTGAAGTACACGGGGCAAGATACGATGCGAGTTATTTTGCGTGAAGATCTCATGGAGATGGATGAGGTGGTTATTACTGGTTATCAAACTATTGATAAAAGGCATTTGACAAGTGCCGTAACTTCTTTGAAAGCGGAGAATATTAAAGTTTCCGGAATGAATTCGATAGACCAGATGTTGGAAGGTAATGTACCGGGAATGATTTTTATGCAAAATTCCGGTCAAGTGGGGGCTGTACCCAAGTTACGTATTCGTGGTTCGTCCACGGTATTGGGTAATCGTGAACCGTTGTGGGTAATTGACGGGGTTGTTCAGTATGACCCTGTGGCTGTTGATCCTTCGCAATTGAATGACCCAGATTTCGTAAATTTGTTGGGTAACGCTATTTCAGGATTGAATCCGGAGGACATTGAGCAGATTGATGTGTTGAAGGATGCTTCGGCTACAGCGCTTTATGGGGTGAAAGCGGCTAATGGTGTGATTGTGATTACGACGAAAAAAGGACGGGTGGGACCTCCGTCTGTGGGATATTCATTGACAACTTCTTTTCAACGTCGTCCTTATTATTCCGACCGGGATGTGAACGTGATGAATTCTGCAGAACGAATTGAGTTTTCCCGGGAGTTGATGCGTAATTTGGTGGATTACCCGATGATTGATACTTGGGTGGGATACGAAGCGGCTACCCGAGATTATTATAATGGGGATCTTTCTTTCACAGAGTATCAGAAAGAGGTGAGTAATTATGAAAAAATGAATACGGATTGGTTCGGAATTCTTACGCGTAATACTTTTTCTCATAATCATACATTGAGTATTTCCGGGGGAAGTCAGAATATGCGTTACTATACTTCCGTGGGATATAGTGATATGGGAGGAGTGATTAAAGGAGAAAGTAATCAGCGCTACACGGCTAATATTAAATTGAATATCAATCATGAACGCTTTTCGATGCAGTTTGGGTTAAATGGGAATTTTGGTATCCGGAAGTATATTCCCTCGGAGATAGGAGTGTTGAATTATGCTTACGAAATGAGCCGTGCTGTACCTCTTTACAATGAAGACGGGTCGTTACTTTTTTACCAAAAATCAGATGTTAATTCTGAAGACGGGAAAAATTTTTACCGATATAATGTGTTGAATGAGATTAATAATTCGGATTATAATCACGAGTCAAGCCAGATGGGGTTTAATGCCAACTTGAATTACAATTTTACCCGTTCGTTAAAAGCGAATGTCACCTTCTCCTATTCACTTTCCTATTCTGAGCAAGAAAATTATTATAGTGGAAATTCATTTTATGCTTCCACTTTACGAGGAGCTGAAATAGGGCAGGAAGTGGCTTACAAAAGTAAATTGCCTTCTGGGGGCGAATTGAAAGAGATCCGAGAACGAGGGAATAATTATATGTTGAGAGGACAGTTGGATTATAATAAAATCTTGGATAAAGAGCAGAAGCATAATATTGGTGCTAGTTTTGGGGCGGAGATTAATTCCAGTCACCGACGGGGTAATTCCCGAACTATTCGGGGATACGTGCCTGAACGTGGATTGCTGATCAATCCCGTGGATTATAAGAAATACACGGCTTACGTAACTTGGCTTACGACAGACCCATCGGCATTGGGTGTGCGTACAGATGAATTGACGAATACTGCAGGAGTGTATTTCTCGGCTTTCTATAATTATAAGAATTTGTATTCTTTCAATTTTAATACTCGTATGGATGCTTCCAATAAATTCGGAGAGCAGAGTAATGACAAGATGCTGCCCGTGTGGTCTGTGTCTGGTAGATGGAATATTGCCGAAGATTTATTCTCGAATGTTGCATGGGTCAACGATTTGAACATGAGGGCTTCTTTCGGTTATCAGGGGAATATGCTGGGGATAGGTCCAGAATTAGTAATTGAGAAGGGAGAATTGAATCCTAACCATAATAAATACGGCTCTACTGTTTTCAATTATCCGAATCCCAACTTGAAGTGGGAGAAAACGTTGTCTGTGAATGGGCAGGTAGATTTCGCCTTTTTCCGCAATCGTCTGGTTGGGTCGGTAAGTTATTTTTACAAGCATACGACGGATGCTTATATAAGTAAGAGTGTCTCGGAGGTGAATGGTGTTTCGACTTATACGGTGAATCAAGGAGAATTGACGAATTCGGGATTAGAGTTTAGCTTTAATCTTAATCCGATTGTTCCCAAGGTATCAATAAATGGACAGTCGGATGGTTTCCGCTGGAGTATTGATCCTCAGTTGGGATCCGTTGTAAATAAATTAGTGAATAAATTGAAAAACAACCGGGAGAAAGTGTTGAAGGATGATGTCAAGTATAGTGACTATTTGAAAGGAACTGTTGAGATTCCGGGAGAGCCGTTAAATACGTTTTACTCGTACAAGTTTACCGGTTTGAGCCCGGAAAACGGTTTGCCAATGTTTGCGAATTGTGATGAGTTTACAGCCAATGGCGTGGATAATAAGATACGTTTCGAGGGGATGGGTAAAGAAGAGGTTTTCCGCGAAATCATGGTGAAGTCGGGACGGCGTGAACCTTTTCTTCAAGGATCTGTTGTGAATACGTTTTCGTACAAAGGGTTCGTGCTTAATTTTAAGTTGGATTATAGTTTTGGGGCTAAAGTACGGTTGTTACGTCTTTACGACAATGTGGTAAAGCGATATGGTACGATTGCCCCGCAGCCGCACGTGAATGTACGTAAGGAATTTGCCAATCGTTGGCGAAACCCGGGAGATGAGCGATACACGAATATGCCGGGAATCGTGAGTGGTTCGGAGTTTTCGAGAACTATGATACCATGGTGGAAGGGACAATCATATGCTTTTGCTGATAATATCTGGCAGATGTATGACGATTCCGATATGCGGGTGGTAAGTGGAAATTATTTAAAATTGACGAACATTTCTTTGCGATATAATATTCCGGTGCAATGGTTAAAGAAATGTTATATGAAGTCTGCTTATGTGAGTTTGACGGGAGTAAATCTCTTTACACTTTGCCATAAGGATTTGAAGGGACAGGATCCGAATCAGTCCGGAACTTCTCCGCGTATTAATTTGTCGTTACGTCCTACCTACTCGTTGACTTTAAATGTTTCATTCTAA